The stretch of DNA CGGAGCACCAAGCGATGCACCGGAGGAAGGTGAGAAGCGCGGGGAAACGTGGGAAGAAGGGGTAGCGGGGGGTAACCAAGCGGGCTACGGGTGTTCGCTTCGTATCACAGCGCTGGGCGCACACGGAGATGGTGGCGGAGACCTTTGCACGCGGCAGGGTGAAGCAAAgtttatgtttaatgcaataaaacTCTCCAAATGTCAGAAACGCAATCAAAACAAGGCCTGCTGTCGGTGAGCCCACGGTGCCTCGTTATTGGGGGAATTCTGATCAATCTGAAAGCTGATTGGCTGGTGAGCACCAGATGTCGCTACTGATAGGATGCTTGCTTTGTCGCTCAGAGCTCGCGCCTTCAGCTTGTTGTGCCCCTCATTGATACACTGTGGCGCCAATAACTTCGCGCTCCCGCCCATTGGGCGTCAGTGATTGGCTACCGGGGTTATATATCGAATTATTAGCCTATTCTACTGTGGTGTTCATCGCGGTGGCCCCGCCCACGAGTTTAGCGATTGGCTGAAACGTCAGTCCGCATGCATGTTTGACTGTGTTATTCGCTATGCCTTGTATGGGCGTGGTGAAAACAAGCATGGAGATAACCTGTCCAGAGTGTGGTGATGCTATGGCTTCCTATGCTTTTCCTTGTATAGTAAACTTTATTAGTGTATTcgcttctttttctttctggcTTCCATTCCCTTCCAGCTCCCCTTACCTCACCTGAGGAACAGCAGCCTCACCCAAGTGTCTCTGTTTAGTAGAGGCATTCCCTCTTTTTGGACTTAGATGCTTGGCCCTCTTTTCTACAGCCCAAAAGGTCACAATAATGTActaaaaacacatggaaacaggtTTATAAATCAACatcatgaaaataataatgttctaCTTCCAACTTACAAAATTAGCCATCAGTAGGTTACACAGTGGCGTGAATCTCGGTAATGCGCCTCTCCCATGTCAGCTCTCTGATGCCCCCAAAACAAAGTTATCTGTGGTCAGGAACTTCAAATGTTGGTGGACTGGGGTATCTGTCCTTTAGAATGGGGTTCAAGGGTTCGTgatttttttaacctcttaaagacaatgggcggtccctaaacccattgaaaacaatgtattttgagcctgtacatgtacaggctttgtcattaaggggttaaaattattaCATGGATGACACGCTGTGGTATAGCCAAAAGCGTCACGGAAAGGTGCTAAAATTCTTTTAAGAAGCGTAGATATAATGTAAAAGAGGTTTTACTTAACTGGCATGGTGGTAGAAAAGTGAGacctcccaacagaagtggtagagggaatATAAATATGCGTGGGGTTGGCATATAGCTTCCAGGCAGCTGTGCTCCCGGCCTCTCCACAATTGTGGCAACGTAGGGGTATTTTCTTTGCCCATGACATACCTGCTACGTCACTGGTCCTGTAAGGACACTTTGGCATGACGTACCTGATGCATATCTGGTCGCAAATAGGGCAGtggaaacaggcagactagtcatgccgaatgggtctgatctgtgagcagattctgtgtttctatgacgTTTGAATGAATGGCCCCATAAGCAACAATGACTTCCACAAGACTTGTGACGGGCCCGGGCTCTTCGTCTACCCCTGCTTCGCATGTGCTTTGGCTCGTTTTTAATCGGTGCTTACGGTGTGAATTTAGAAAGGAAAACAGGTTGGAGTGCCAAAAATGCTATTATAGAGATAATacaagggggttaaaatgtattttcacctATATTTCTCTAGCCAATAGGCTAGCGCAGTGCACAGGTGGAAGTCACCCCCACCATGTGACGTCGGTCATTTCTGAGTGACAGGTGCGCTTTACATTTCCGAGTGCCCCCTCTTAGGGACGCAAGGGATTCTGCAAAAGCTGTTGGCTTTCTCATTTGCGAGCAGGCAATGTGTGGCTGTCGCCCGACGCACCGATGACTTTAAACCCTCTTTGAGATGTGGCTGCTGTGGATGAATATGAATCTCTCGGAAAGGACACATTGTCCCTCTTTCTGTCGTTGTGCGCAGGGTACCTGCTCTGGGAATGAGGCAGCCCGGGAATGAGACTTGGTTATGAAAAAACCAAAACCGTTTCTGACATTTCATCCAGCAGTAAGATGAAAAGCGGAGCGGGGAACGCCGAGGGTCTTAGAAGCTAGAACGTGTGCGTTTGAAACCTTCGTTTTTGGGTATTAAGAAGTCTCCAAAGGCAGGACCGTATTCTGCAGATCCGGAGGAACTGTTTGCTGTGTTAGAAATTTTCAACTCAGGATTTTGAAGCTTTAAACATATTTCTATGAAACACATCAGTGCCTCTGTCAACGTTATTTCCGGAttcctgcaaaagaaaaaaaaaaaaagaataataaaatatatattgtgttaaatGCTAGTTTGGGGTACTTGAGAACATTTGAGTACTTGGGGGTAGCTGCAGGTTCATTTGCTGCACGAATTAAACggcatgtgaaatatatatataatccgcGTGTACATAAcatgttctgttttttctttattttttttattgatttacacATTTGATTTGTGGTCCTCTGAGCGCTCTGGACAAATATGATCTCGGTGCTGTGTGAAGCTGTTATGCCCGGTTCAGTCCTAGCATCGAGCCCCGGTGTAATATTTCACTTTGACACAATGTAGGGGGCTAGAAAAAGCAGGCAGCCCTTTGGTTGTAAACGTCAGCTCCTTCTTAAAGTGTATCAAAGAGTTGGGTTTTCCGAGGCGCCCGCTGCTCTATTAACGCGTGTTTGTTGCACCGTAGAGGAATGCAGGAAGCAGTTCGGATGGGACAGAAGATTCTGATTTCTCTACAGACATGGAACACACAGACAGCTCAGAGAGTGACGGTAACTCCCGCGGTCCGGCGCGCATCACCCGCTCCACGGCCAGACTCAGCCAGAGCTCGCAGGGTGAGTGCCTTTCCACATAATgcatgccggggggggggggttggttcaCGCTCTGATCCAGATGCTCGCTGGGATAAGTTGTGCCCGGAACATGTGTATTTGCCTCAAAGTGAAACATTGCAATAACCAGTAGTTTAAgtgtaaacacaaaataaacatcGCAGCCGTTTCATGTTGTAAACGCTTGTGGTAGAGGAAAGAGTGCTACTAGTCACGTGTACCTAATCTTGCGTTTGTACTAACTggtgtaaacattttttaaaaattagaaaCCCGTACCTTCCTTTCTCGTCTCATTTGTGAGTTTTCAGTGGTCTTTAACATTGTCTCCCTGACTTCGCTGTTTGTTAAGGACCATCCGCAGTAAGCATCTCTTGCATGATAGTGTAGAGACCGCTCACCCCTTCATTAAGATCCATGGAATCCCGCAGACTCTtggcttagtgaatagacctcttAGCAGGTATCCGCAAATCCTAGGAGCGAAGCAGCCGTGGCTTTTGTGCTGTTTTATTGCTATTGATTTGTGCATCTCCGAAATGAGTGAAATGGATTCCGTTATGTTGGTCATCGAATATCGCCGTGGCTTCCTTGACCGTTCTAGAGCCGCGTGTAGTGCAAAGCTCCGGAACCGTGTCTGCAACTTGGTGGCTCCGGAAACTACCGTGTCTCTTAAGCTTTTAGGCTGGACTCTTTCTTGGTGTCTtattttgcaggtataaatGATTCTCTAATTTAGAGAGCCCACAGAACACCCTGCCAGTCCCGTTGTCCCAGGTTGATGCTTTCATGCATGCGTCTGGACAGTATCAAGCCGAGCGCCGTATAGGCAATCGACGCCTGTGCCTTGGAAATGAATGGTCACGAGTCGCTGAGCTTTGATCTTCCCGTAGGAGATGTTTGTGTGAATCCATCCAATAAACATCATCCGTATGTGGATATTTGTTCGAGGGACTGAGAGAAGATCTTTATAATAGATCAGCTGTTTGGGATGGCCGGGTGTGCGGCTGTCTCATGGTGGAGGTGGCATTTTCTTCAGCTGAGGGGGgcttaaattacatttcaacTGAATCGCTGGAATCTTGGGCGGCGTTTGGGATGCTGACTTGTTCTCCGGTGCGAGTGATGCGAGTGCCGGGTATTTGAGGCGATTGCCGATGCTCTGTATTTATTGAGGGCTGCCTTTTTCTGGAGATAAATGTGCAGCAGTTTGtataaaaagccttttttttttcccccagtctAAGACAACATAGATTTTCCGGTACTCTGCTTATTGCTATCGCAGACTGCTTGTATTTATTGTGTAGATAACGGGTATATTCCTGAGTGGTTTGGAACAGCCTCGGTTATTAGTTTGTAGGATGTCGGGTGAAACCTCCGCACTCCGCCGATCGCCCGCAGGGTTTATTATACCTTTTAAGAGTGATTATAATGCGCAGAACGACTTCTTTGTGTGGAATAGATGGTTATCGGTGCTATAAAGTAATGTGCTAGCGGATTCCAAGCTGTCCGGCGGTATAAATCACgtacataaaatataaccaATTACCGGATAAGATACACGGAGGAGTAAATGTTACGGCGTTCGCATGCATTGCTCTCCGGATTACAGAGGGCAACGGGCGTTATGTACGGCGATATCATCTGTTTCAGAGAAGTAACATGCATGTAAAATAACCCAATTAACTCTTTTATGCAATGTTTTTTGGAACGAGCGTAGTTTAATCACAAACGTTAACTCTGAAGTCTGAAAATATTATCCTATTAACGCTAAGAACCCCCTTACCCTTATCACCGCTGGTAAAGGCGCCGTACGCTAACCCGTATACACGTTCTCCTGCATGGCGGTCGCTTTAGCGGATGCTAGGACGACGCTTTCGCCCTGACTTGTGGCCGCGGAGCGCTGCTACGGCTTTGACGGCAGGCCACCAATGTGTCGGCGAGTGAAACTGTGGTTTGTATTAAACCAGATTCCAGCCCGGTCGGCAATCTGCAATCGTTTGGTGCAGAGGAGCCGGCCTACTCCACTCGGAGGGTGACCCGCAGCCAGCAGCAGCCCACCCCCGTGACTCCGAAAAAATACCCACTCCGACAGACCCGCTCATCGGGATCGGAAACGGAGCAAGCCGTGGACTTTTGTGACAGAGGTACGGGGGTGCCGCCGAGCTTCCGAAAAAAGCTGCCGGACACGCTCTCTCTCGTCATAGTAGATGCACGCTGGCTGTCTGTTTAGCTGTAGAGTAGAGCTTTCTCTGTGTGCTTAGCATTGCAACTTGCTGGGGGGTAAAAGCTAAGTCTGCTGTCCTCTTCTCTCCGCAGACGGTAAAAACGCAGATCACGACGAGTCGCCTCCTCGAACCCCGACCGGGAACGCTCCGTCGTCCGAATCCGACATAGACATTTCCAGCCCCAATGCGTCTCACGACGAGAGTCTAGCCAAGGACATGTCTCTAAAAGACTCCGGGAGCGACCTCTCCCACCGACCCAAACGCAGACGATTCCACGAGAGCTACAATTTTAACATGAAGTGTCCCACGCCTGGCTGCAACTCGCTAGGTAGCGTTTCGTTTAATAACCGGCTCAGAAAACACTGTTTCCCTTCCTAAGTAAGGCAGTCGGGAATTGAATGGCGGAGCCCTTGCTGAGCCGAGATTGAAAGTGAAGTCGTTTCGATCGATGTACGCTCCAGTAGCGTTTACTAAAGCCTAGCCTTTTAGAGATCCTTCGATACGGAAGCTCGGAGACATTCATGTTAATGAGCGATTCTTGCAGGTTTCTCCCCTAGTCCCTTCCTAAAACCCGTAGGCAGGTCCTCTGCCGGTGGTCAAAGTTGGCACATAGGACGTCGCCAAAGGGCAAATATTCCGGGACTGGTTTACTAAACCACAGATCGCTCGGTTGATTCGGTCGCTAGGAATCTGTTTAATGGTGAAAAGGCTATGTCTACAGAATTTAACCTCTTACTGTTTCACTAGGTCACCTTACAGGGAAGCACGAGAGGCACTTCTCAATTTCAGGCTGCCCCCTTTACCACAACCTCTCGGCAGACGAGTGCAAGGTAACTCAGAACCTCCCTGTGAGTACAAGTCAAAGaagctaactttttttttcttactgacCTTCCCGACCTGCAGAGGTTTTCTCCACCTAGCCGTGGTGTCTTATCTTCTGAACTATCGAATTTCAGGTAAGGGCACAGAGCCGTGACAAACAGGTAGAAGACAGGATGCTTTCGCACCGGCAGGACGAGAACAACAGGCATGCCACGAGACACCAGGTGAGTGCGATCTGCGGGAAATGTCAGGTAAACGCTCTTCCCCCCCTTCATCTTTGTCCCCGCAGTTGACCTCAGAGAAGAAAGGAGACCGAGGCAAATCTTTATTCAGCAGagacaaatatcaaaataagtTGCCCTCAAATCACCGTCGTCTCTAACTCTAGCGGGAAGCGTATAAGCCACGTAATGACGGGAAGCGTATAAGCCACGTAATGACAGGAAGCGTATAAGCCACGTAATGACGCCGTAAGGTGCTTGTATTTTCCAGGCTCCCACAGAACGACAGCTGAGATACAAAGAGAAAGTGACAGAGCTGCGAAAAAAGAGGAACTCTGGTTTGGCAAAAGAACAGAAAGAGAAGTATATGGTATGGTAACAAAACGGACTGATTGATTGAGGCTGACCGTCCATAAAATAAATGGCTGTAATAGTGATCTGATGGTGACCAGTGGCCTGTCTGCTCTAACGGGCATGGTGTCCAAGCTCTGGCAACTAAAACCGCCATGTCTTTGCCGTCATGCTATTACGAGCTATcggatataaaaaataactaatattaaGTGATCACGCAATAGTCCTTTAATAGTCCTTTAAAGCGGTATGCGGTTCTATATCTTGTAAGGCCCAACGTGAAGTTCTTGGCGCGAGGCCATCTTTCTCCTTATGCCTTCCCTTTGCCAGTCCTGTCTTCCCTCCCAGGTTCGTGGAGACGCGTGTTGTTTTATGATGTGCAGCGATAAAACATTTCaggccaataaaaaaaaaaataataggcgTTGCGGCACCTAGAATAAAATGACTTGCTAGTTACCTTAGTTATGAGACTAATGCCTCTCTTCCTTTGCAGGACCAAGACACACAGGCCCAGGGCCCCAGAAAAAGCTTACGAAAAAAGGCCATAGAAGTACTCATGCATTTTAGTATTTTCATTTTCCGTACTAAAAGCAGTAGCTCTATTCCATGTAACTCATTTGGTAGCGCGCTTCTAAACTGGATGAGACTTCTCCAGACAAACATTCTTCATTATCAAAGCATTTTTAGCTATTGGGCTAGTTTTAGGAGGGCATAAAGCAtgtgtctgccgtgtgcccgaGCTCCGACGCCTTTCACCCAGGTGGGCTTCTCACCGGTCCTTCCTTTTTGTTTTCAGGAGCACAGACAGACTTACGGAAACACACGGGAACCGCTTCTCGAGAACCTCACGAGCGAGTATGACCTGGAGCTCTTCCGGAGGGCGCAGGCACGAGCCTCCGAAGACCTGGTAAGAAAATGCCCGTTTATTAAGTCATTTACAAGCTCATACACAAGTCATCGCTACAGGGGGGACGGAAATCATCTATTAATGTCTTTCCCAGCCTTGTATCCATGGATTACTTATGGGAAggaacaggggagggctggcagcctaaggcctggggggcaagtcaagtgaagtggctccgccccctcgcactcacctttcacccctcacgctgcccccatcactatgcggccatcagactgttggaaaactgatctaaacggctgctgggtgctgatgccgctggccggagctactttaatcctttttttatttatttaatatgccggatcggcttgccatattaaaaataaataaagtattaaagtagcgccggccggcagcatcagcggccgtttagattcgatttccggcagtctgatggccgcatagtgatgggagcagcgtgaggggtgaaaggtgagtgcgagggggcggagctttaacccctcacgctgctcccatcacttggtggccatcgcatacggccgctgggtgctgatgccgccgccggctggcgctgctttaatactattttttttttttttcatttaatagccgatccggcttgccatattacattaaaaaaaaaaaagtattaaagtagcggcGGCATCagcggcggcatcagcacccagcggccgtttagattagatttcgggtgGCCTGGGGGGCCTGGGAAGGaacctaaatgaatattcaaatttttgaCTGCTCGAGGTGAACCTAATCGCACTGTAATGATCCTTTAAATTCTGCGACTTCCTGACCGTTTaagacatttttctttgttttgttataaaCACAAGGGCTAcagagctttatttttttttagtattatttggTCATAGGGATATATACATTAATTCAGCGTCTTGCTATAAAAGGACCTTCTCTTCTCTGTGGCAGGAAATGGTTCTTATCGAACGGAAATAGAACCAAAAATACGTAAATTGCGGATGTCTGCGCATACACGATACATCAGtgttacataaaacaaaacaggatAGTAAAATGTCTAAAAGCGGGCTCTTTTACTTATATTGTGAAACCTGCATGTAATGTAGGGATGATTTCTGTCTAAAACGTTGTTTTAATCATGCCTGTCCTCTTCTAGGAGAAGCTTCGTCTCCAGGGTCAAATCACGGAAGGAAGCAACATGATTAAAACGATCATTTTTGGCCGCTATGAGCTGGACACTTGGTATCACTCGCCTTATCCGGAAGAGTATGCCCGCCTGGGTCGCCTCTACATGTGTGAATTCTGCCTCAAGTACATGAAGAGTCAAACGATCCTGCGCAGGCACATGGTGAGCGGCTACCATCTGCCCGCACCTCCAAAAGGCCACAATGGCCGGTGGCAATGTGTGAGATCTAGTTAAAAGTGGTGAAGCGGACCATGCGAACGTCAACATATATTACATCCACATCTAGCTGTGTGACTGGGTCGGTCTATAGGGGCTTCATCTAAAGTCTCCATTTGATGCTGGCCGGCGCCAAACTAGAACCAACTCGAAGCGCccgccattttgtttttgtggctTCCTTCCCAGCAAGCCTCTATAGACTTACCTCAATcgcatttaacccttttaacaGTGAATTGTATTAACTTGACCCGTCGCCTGCTTTTCTTCTGTAGGCCAAATGCGTATGGAAGCATCCTCCGGGCGATGAGATTTATCGCAAAGGATCTATTTCCGTGTTTGAAGTGgatggaaagaaaaacaaggtAATGCCGCAGAATCTCTAAATCTTCCCCCCCCTGCTTTCTCCGTTTATCTAGAGACGCGTGTATCGCTTCATGCGCAGAACCTTCACCTGCTTTAACCCGTGTCTGCCGCTTTCAGATTTACTGCCAAAACCTGTGCCTTCTAGCAAAGCTTTTCCTGGATCACAAAACGCTCTACTACGACGTGGAACCTTTTCTCTTCTACGTCATGACCGAGGCGGACAACACCGGCTGCCACCTCATTGGCTACTTTTCCAAGGTATTTTGACTGTTGGCAAAATCCATACAAGACACCAATGCCCATAACGTACCGCGCCGCTGTAAAGCAAAATGTCGCCGGTCGGTTCTGCAGGAAGGAATACTTAATATCTCACAAGATATTGactacatttctttttaaaattgcGACGTTTGGGTCTGACATTTATAGTTCTTACCTGTCCGATAGATAAGGCGTGGATGAAACATCTCGTCGCTCGGATCCTCCAGTTACCAGGCTACCAAAAACTCGGCCCGTGTGTGTTTTTACATTGTGTGCTAATCCtcagggggggaaaaaaagacaaatgatcattatgtaaattaattcagtgattacattcattttttattcacaatacattttttccGCTTATTCCCTTATTTCAGCGTGAAAGTATaatgtattttctcttttcctctttCAGGAGAAAAACTCCTTCCTGAACTACAATGTATCGTGTATCCTGACAATGCCGCAGTACATGAGGCAGGGTTTTGGAAAGATGCTCATAGATTTCAGTAAGTCTCTTCTTTTGGGTCTATCTGGTGCTATTTTGCTTTGTTAGTAACAGAGTAGTCCTTCTTCATGGTTGTTTCCTTACGTACGTCCTTGCTTCATCAGAGCTGGATTGATTTTGCAGAAGGGAAGACGCATGGCTTTGCTGTCCCTGGTTGAGCGTAATATGCATAATGCCATGTTGAAGTTGTCATAGCTTCCTCGTAGTATCTCAAGGGAAGCAATACTTCCAGATCTTGATCATGgaggatggtaaaaaaaaaaaaaaagtgtacattAAATAACTTTAGTAAACTATCCCAAGCCATCGAGAGAGGAGGAAACGCCTCGGTTACATGTTCTCATGTCTTTTGCAGGCTACTTACTCTCAAAGGTGGAGGAGAAGGTTGGTTCTCCAGAGCGTCCCCTCTCTGATCTTGGGCTCATCAGCTACCGCAGTTACTGGAAGGAGGTCCTCCTGCGCTATCTTCATACCTTCCAGGGCAAGGAGATCTCCATCAAAGGTGAATAGTAACATCATAAACAAATCCTGACGGCTCTCTGGCAATCGGTATTTGCATTGTGACCGTATGTAATCCATATGTGACTGTTGGGCCGTGCTGGGCGTCCGTTGGCAGCGTGGGGAGAAATCTTCCGTGTCGCTGAGCCTGGTGGGTGGTAGGATTTGAATGACTCGATATGACGGGGTTCGTCTTCACTCGCGCTCCAGTGGAATGACAGCTATCGTTTAATAAAgctgtgt from Spea bombifrons isolate aSpeBom1 chromosome 13, aSpeBom1.2.pri, whole genome shotgun sequence encodes:
- the KAT7 gene encoding histone acetyltransferase KAT7 isoform X3, with amino-acid sequence MHRRKRNAGSSSDGTEDSDFSTDMEHTDSSESDGNSRGPARITRSTARLSQSSQDSSPVGNLQSFGAEEPAYSTRRVTRSQQQPTPVTPKKYPLRQTRSSGSETEQAVDFCDRDGKNADHDESPPRTPTGNAPSSESDIDISSPNASHDESLAKDMSLKDSGSDLSHRPKRRRFHESYNFNMKCPTPGCNSLGHLTGKHERHFSISGCPLYHNLSADECKVRAQSRDKQVEDRMLSHRQDENNRHATRHQAPTERQLRYKEKVTELRKKRNSGLAKEQKEKYMDQDTQAQGPRKSLRKKAIEEHRQTYGNTREPLLENLTSEYDLELFRRAQARASEDLEKLRLQGQITEGSNMIKTIIFGRYELDTWYHSPYPEEYARLGRLYMCEFCLKYMKSQTILRRHMAKCVWKHPPGDEIYRKGSISVFEVDGKKNKIYCQNLCLLAKLFLDHKTLYYDVEPFLFYVMTEADNTGCHLIGYFSKEKNSFLNYNVSCILTMPQYMRQGFGKMLIDFSYLLSKVEEKVGSPERPLSDLGLISYRSYWKEVLLRYLHTFQGKEISIKEISQETAVNPVDIVSTLQALQMLKYWKGKHLVLKRQDLIDEWAAKEAKRANSNKIMDPSCLKWTPPKGT
- the KAT7 gene encoding histone acetyltransferase KAT7 isoform X6, yielding MHRRKRNAGSSSDGTEDSDFSTDMEHTDSSESDGNSRGPARITRSTARLSQSSQDSSPVGNLQSFGAEEPAYSTRRVTRSQQQPTPVTPKKYPLRQTRSSGSETEQAVDFCDRDGKNADHDESPPRTPTGNAPSSESDIDISSPNASHDESLAKDMSLKDSGSDLSHRPKRRRFHESYNFNMKCPTPGCNSLGHLTGKHERHFSISGCPLYHNLSADECKVRAQSRDKQVEDRMLSHRQDENNRHATRHQAPTERQLRYKEKVTELRKKRNSGLAKEQKEKYMEHRQTYGNTREPLLENLTSEYDLELFRRAQARASEDLEKLRLQGQITEGSNMIKTIIFGRYELDTWYHSPYPEEYARLGRLYMCEFCLKYMKSQTILRRHMAKCVWKHPPGDEIYRKGSISVFEVDGKKNKIYCQNLCLLAKLFLDHKTLYYDVEPFLFYVMTEADNTGCHLIGYFSKEKNSFLNYNVSCILTMPQYMRQGFGKMLIDFSYLLSKVEEKVGSPERPLSDLGLISYRSYWKEVLLRYLHTFQGKEISIKEISQETAVNPVDIVSTLQALQMLKYWKGKHLVLKRQDLIDEWAAKEAKRANSNKIMDPSCLKWTPPKGT
- the KAT7 gene encoding histone acetyltransferase KAT7 isoform X9, whose product is MHRRKRNAGSSSDGTEDSDFSTDMEHTDSSESDGNSRGPARITRSTARLSQSSQDGKNADHDESPPRTPTGNAPSSESDIDISSPNASHDESLAKDMSLKDSGSDLSHRPKRRRFHESYNFNMKCPTPGCNSLGHLTGKHERHFSISGCPLYHNLSADECKVRAQSRDKQVEDRMLSHRQDENNRHATRHQAPTERQLRYKEKVTELRKKRNSGLAKEQKEKYMEHRQTYGNTREPLLENLTSEYDLELFRRAQARASEDLEKLRLQGQITEGSNMIKTIIFGRYELDTWYHSPYPEEYARLGRLYMCEFCLKYMKSQTILRRHMAKCVWKHPPGDEIYRKGSISVFEVDGKKNKIYCQNLCLLAKLFLDHKTLYYDVEPFLFYVMTEADNTGCHLIGYFSKEKNSFLNYNVSCILTMPQYMRQGFGKMLIDFSYLLSKVEEKVGSPERPLSDLGLISYRSYWKEVLLRYLHTFQGKEISIKEISQETAVNPVDIVSTLQALQMLKYWKGKHLVLKRQDLIDEWAAKEAKRANSNKIMDPSCLKWTPPKGT
- the KAT7 gene encoding histone acetyltransferase KAT7 isoform X1 gives rise to the protein MHRRKRNAGSSSDGTEDSDFSTDMEHTDSSESDGNSRGPARITRSTARLSQSSQDSSPVGNLQSFGAEEPAYSTRRVTRSQQQPTPVTPKKYPLRQTRSSGSETEQAVDFCDRDGKNADHDESPPRTPTGNAPSSESDIDISSPNASHDESLAKDMSLKDSGSDLSHRPKRRRFHESYNFNMKCPTPGCNSLGHLTGKHERHFSISGCPLYHNLSADECKVTQNLPVRAQSRDKQVEDRMLSHRQDENNRHATRHQAPTERQLRYKEKVTELRKKRNSGLAKEQKEKYMDQDTQAQGPRKSLRKKAIEEHRQTYGNTREPLLENLTSEYDLELFRRAQARASEDLEKLRLQGQITEGSNMIKTIIFGRYELDTWYHSPYPEEYARLGRLYMCEFCLKYMKSQTILRRHMAKCVWKHPPGDEIYRKGSISVFEVDGKKNKIYCQNLCLLAKLFLDHKTLYYDVEPFLFYVMTEADNTGCHLIGYFSKEKNSFLNYNVSCILTMPQYMRQGFGKMLIDFSYLLSKVEEKVGSPERPLSDLGLISYRSYWKEVLLRYLHTFQGKEISIKEISQETAVNPVDIVSTLQALQMLKYWKGKHLVLKRQDLIDEWAAKEAKRANSNKIMDPSCLKWTPPKGT
- the KAT7 gene encoding histone acetyltransferase KAT7 isoform X10, producing MHRRKRNAGSSSDGTEDSDFSTDMEHTDSSESDGNSRGPARITRSTARLSQSSQDSSPVGNLQSFGAEEPAYSTRRVTRSQQQPTPVTPKKYPLRQTRSSGSETEQAVDFCDRDGKNADHDESPPRTPTGNAPSSESDIDISSPNASHDESLAKDMSLKDSGSDLSHRPKRRRFHESYNFNMKCPTPGCNSLGHLTGKHERHFSISGCPLYHNLSADECKVTQNLPVRAQSRDKQVEDRMLSHRQDENNRHATRHQAPTERQLRYKEKVTELRKKRNSGLAKEQKEKYMDQDTQAQGPRKSLRKKAIEEHRQTYGNTREPLLENLTSEYDLELFRRAQARASEDLEKLRLQGQITEGSNMIKTIIFGRYELDTWYHSPYPEEYARLGRLYMCEFCLKYMKSQTILRRHMAKCVWKHPPGDEIYRKGSISVFEVDGKKNKIYCQNLCLLAKLFLDHKTLYYDVEPFLFYVMTEADNTGCHLIGYFSKEKNSFLNYNVSCILTMPQYMRQGFGKMLIDFKLD
- the KAT7 gene encoding histone acetyltransferase KAT7 isoform X8 — its product is MHRRKRNAGSSSDGTEDSDFSTDMEHTDSSESDGNSRGPARITRSTARLSQSSQDGKNADHDESPPRTPTGNAPSSESDIDISSPNASHDESLAKDMSLKDSGSDLSHRPKRRRFHESYNFNMKCPTPGCNSLGHLTGKHERHFSISGCPLYHNLSADECKVTQNLPVRAQSRDKQVEDRMLSHRQDENNRHATRHQAPTERQLRYKEKVTELRKKRNSGLAKEQKEKYMEHRQTYGNTREPLLENLTSEYDLELFRRAQARASEDLEKLRLQGQITEGSNMIKTIIFGRYELDTWYHSPYPEEYARLGRLYMCEFCLKYMKSQTILRRHMAKCVWKHPPGDEIYRKGSISVFEVDGKKNKIYCQNLCLLAKLFLDHKTLYYDVEPFLFYVMTEADNTGCHLIGYFSKEKNSFLNYNVSCILTMPQYMRQGFGKMLIDFSYLLSKVEEKVGSPERPLSDLGLISYRSYWKEVLLRYLHTFQGKEISIKEISQETAVNPVDIVSTLQALQMLKYWKGKHLVLKRQDLIDEWAAKEAKRANSNKIMDPSCLKWTPPKGT
- the KAT7 gene encoding histone acetyltransferase KAT7 isoform X7, with the translated sequence MHRRKRNAGSSSDGTEDSDFSTDMEHTDSSESDGNSRGPARITRSTARLSQSSQDGKNADHDESPPRTPTGNAPSSESDIDISSPNASHDESLAKDMSLKDSGSDLSHRPKRRRFHESYNFNMKCPTPGCNSLGHLTGKHERHFSISGCPLYHNLSADECKVTQNLPVRAQSRDKQVEDRMLSHRQDENNRHATRHQAPTERQLRYKEKVTELRKKRNSGLAKEQKEKYMDQDTQAQGPRKSLRKKAIEEHRQTYGNTREPLLENLTSEYDLELFRRAQARASEDLEKLRLQGQITEGSNMIKTIIFGRYELDTWYHSPYPEEYARLGRLYMCEFCLKYMKSQTILRRHMAKCVWKHPPGDEIYRKGSISVFEVDGKKNKIYCQNLCLLAKLFLDHKTLYYDVEPFLFYVMTEADNTGCHLIGYFSKEKNSFLNYNVSCILTMPQYMRQGFGKMLIDFSYLLSKVEEKVGSPERPLSDLGLISYRSYWKEVLLRYLHTFQGKEISIKEISQETAVNPVDIVSTLQALQMLKYWKGKHLVLKRQDLIDEWAAKEAKRANSNKIMDPSCLKWTPPKGT